The following proteins come from a genomic window of Alnus glutinosa chromosome 10, dhAlnGlut1.1, whole genome shotgun sequence:
- the LOC133879248 gene encoding putative disease resistance RPP13-like protein 1, with the protein MAEALVGGAFLSAFLQVLFDRMASRKFTDFFRGQKVTDGLLEKLETTLRSVNVVLEDAEQKQGTKPDVTKWLDDLKDAVYHADDILDEIATKALRLEVDAEFQTAASKVRTRISTSYFFKKIEPKIKYVHERLEFLAKQKEYMGLREGVGGESSKRLPTTSLVQESDILGRNDDKETIVNLLLSDDTSGGEMCVIPIVGMGGVGKTTLAQIIYKDKRVNEHFELKAWVCVSDEFDVFRVTKTVLEVVTLSTCDIKDLNLLQVTLQEQFMGKKFLLVLDDVWNENYADWELLSSPFKSGAIGSTIIVTTRSDSVATIMRTVPTYRLKQLLEEDCWSLFAKHAFHDYNSDARPKLEVIGRQIAKKCKGLPLAAKTIGGLLRFKLDVNDWEKILKSELWDSPINKTNIVPALRLSYKYLPSHLKQCFAYCSIFPKDYVFEKDDVVFLWMAEGFLEETRNKTMEEIGHEYFLDLESRSLFEQSSGDKSSFLMHDLVNDLATFVSGQFTFRLEVDHSQKIVDTTRHFSYVQRSKYDNFKKFESLRETTRLHTFLPLKLSPSYNFFFLTKRVPLDLLPKLRCLRVLSLSHYRNITELPESIGKIKHLRYLNISFSTIKRLPDSICKLCNLQTLNLSDCFGLSVLPREIRKLINLRHLDISRTAIKEMPMQLGRLKCLQTLTKFIVSKHSGASIEELGNFANLRGKLSILELQNVVSPTDALKACLKDRKYLKELVLEWNALDANISECQISVLDNLRPHSNLKSLTINNYGGESLPDWVGHHSFSNIASICLENCKHCHNLPPLGQLPYLQDLSVFGFERVVKVDREFFYAKDSSTVKPFGALKILRFRRMLNWEEWSSFGAENEDGAFPQLEELYINNCPKLKGGLPVHLPSLVKFEIHECLQLVASLPKAPVACELKLRDCNEVLLKELPTKLRKLEIGGFDALESLPKGMVASNNCLQELEIRECMKLELPTHSQYFVSQLETLRLDGCDSLKSFPLDLFPKLYNMDIFQCKNLESFTISEQHGYDLVTLRSISIRNCPNFVSFPKGGICVPNLSSFTVTFLSLETLCLSGCDSLKSFPLDLFEKLYDISILGCKNLESFTLSEQHGRDLVTLRIEIIDCPNLVSFPKGGIRAPNLTFFGVFNCESLRSLPEKMHVLLPSLNYFQILNCPRIELFPQGGLPSNVKNMEVEECDKLFARRAGWGLQKLLSLRDFSVGGEYEDVESFPEPGLLPSCLTQLRISEFPNLKSLDKKGLQDLTSLQQLLVWDCPKLEYIPKEGLPSSLSIIEIDRCPLLRKRWQSKKGKERRKILDVDHILIDYEEYIG; encoded by the coding sequence ATGGCTGAGGCCTTAGTGGGAGGAGCGTTTCTCTCCGCCTTCCTCCAAGTGTTATTTGACAGAATGGCGTCTCGCAAATTCACTGACTTCTTTCGGGGGCAAAAAGTCACCGATGGACTCTTAGAAAAGTTGGAGACAACGTTGCGGTCCGTGAATGTAGTGCTCGAAGACGCGGAGCAGAAGCAAGGTACAAAACCAGATGTGACCAAGTGGCTTGATGACCTGAAAGATGCTGTGTATCATGCAGATGACATCTTGGATGAGATTGCTACTAAAGCCTTGCGACTCGAGGTGGATGCTGAATTTCAAACTGCTGCAAGTAAGGTACGAACCCGAATCTCTACTTCTTACTTTTTCAAGAAGATAGAACCAAAGATAAAATATGTACATGAAAGATTGGAATTTCTAGCGAAACAAAAAGAGTATATGGGTCTAAGAGAAGGTGTTGGAGGAGAATCATCAAAAAGATTGCCCACGACTTCTTTGGTCCAAGAATCTGATATTTTGGGTAGGAATGATGATAAAGAGACAATAGTGAACTTGTTGCTCTCGGATGACACAAGTGGAGGTGAGATGTGTGTGATTCCCATAGTGGGAATGGGGGGAGTTGGCAAGACCACCCTTGCTCAGATTATATACAAGGACAAGAGGGTGAATGAGCATTTTGAACTTAAGGCATGGGTATGTGTTTCGGATGAGTTTGACGTGTTCAGGGTAACTAAAACAGTTCTAGAGGTAGTGACTTTGTCAACTTGTGATATCAAAGATCTAAATCTGCTTCAAGTTACACTACAAGAGCAATTTATGGGGAAGAAATTCTTACTTGTTTTAGATGATGTATGGAATGAGAATTATGCTGATTGGGAGCTCTTAAGCAGTCCGTTTAAATCTGGGGCAATAGGAAGTACAATCATTGTAACAACACGCAGTGATAGTGTTGCAACAATCATGCGCACAGTTCCGACTTATCGTCTAAAGCAATTACTGGAAGAAGATTGTTGGTCACTATTTGCAAAACATGCATTCCACGATTATAACTCTGATGCACGTCCAAAGCTAGAAGTAATAGGTAGACAAATTGCGAAAAAGTGTAAAGGTTTACCTTTAGCGGCCAAGACAATCGGGGGTCTCTTACGATTTAAACTAGATGTTAATGATTGGGAGAAGATATTGAAAAGCGAATTATGGGATTCGCCAATAAACAAGACAAACATTGTTCCAGCTTTAAGATTAAGTTACAAATATCTCCCCTCACATTTAAAGCAATGCTTTGCTTACTGTTCAATATTTCCTAAAgattatgtttttgaaaaagatgACGTAGTCTTTTTATGGATGGCAGAAGGTTTTCTAGAAGAAACTAGAAACAAAACAATGGAAGAAATTGGTCATGAATACTTCCTTGATCTAGAATCAAGATCGTTGTTTGAGCAATCTAGTGGTGATAAATCAAGTTTTTTAATGCATGATCTTGTCAACGACTTGGCAACTTTTGTATCTGGACAATTTACCTTTAGATTGGAGGTTGACCATTCTCAGAAAATTGTGGACACGACTCGCCATTTTTCGTATGTCCAAAGAAGCAAATATGATAACTTTAAGAAGTTTGAGTCTCTTCGCGAGACTACTCGATTGCACACATTCCTACCATTGAAGTTGTCACCAAGCtacaatttcttcttcttaactAAAAGAGTACCACTTGATTTATTGCCAAAGCTAAGATGCTTGCGCGTGCTCTCTCTATCTCACTATCGAAATATCACCGAGTTGCCTGAATCAATTGGCAAAATTAAGCATCTACGCTATTTGAACATTTCTTTCTCAACAATTAAAAGGTTGCCTGATTCCATATGTAAGTTATGCAATTTGCAAACATTGAATTTATCAGATTGTTTCGGTCTTTCTGTATTGCCAAGAGAGATTCGAAAACTCATTAACTTACGTCATCTTGATATCAGCAGAACTGCCATAAAAGAGATGCCAATGCAACTGGGTAGACTAAAATGTCTACAAACATTAACTAAATTTATCGTTAGCAAACATAGTGGGGCTTCCATTGAAGAGTTGGGGAATTTTGCAAATCTTCGAGGAAAGCTTTCTATTTTAGAGCTCCAAAACGTTGTATCTCCTACAGATGCTCTGAAAGCATGCTTGAAAGATAGGAAGTACCTCAAGGAGTTGGTGTTGGAATGGAATGCATTGGATGCTAATATTTCAGAATGTCAAATATCTGTACTTGACAATCTTCGGCCCCATAGTAACTTGAAAAGTCTCACTATCAACAACTATGGCGGTGAAAGTCTTCCAGATTGGGTCGGACATCATTCATTCTCTAATATAGCATCCATTTGCCTAGAAAATTGCAAACATTGTCATAACTTGCCACCACTTGGGCAGCTACCCTATTTACAGGACctctctgtttttgggtttgaacGAGTTGTTAAAGTGGATCGTGAGTTTTTTTATGCTAAGGATTCTTCAACAGTTAAACCATTTGGAGCCCTTAAAATTCTAAGGTTCAGGCGAATGTTAAATTGGGAGGAATGGTCTTCTTTTGGTGCTGAAAATGAAGATGGAGCTTTTCCTCAACTTGAAGAGCTTTATATTAATAATTGTCCTAAGTTAAAAGGAGGGCTACCCGTCCATCTTCCTTCTTTAGTGAAATTTGAGATTCATGAATGTCTTCAGCTGGTAGCTTCACTCCCAAAGGCTCCTGTTGCATGTGAATTGAAGTTAAGAGATTGTAACGAGGTTCTGTTAAAGGAATTGCCAACTAAATTGCGAAAGCTTGAAATTGGAGGATTTGACGCACTAGAGTCCCTTCCCAAGGGAATGGTGGCCTCCAACAACTGTCTTCAAGAGTTAGAAATCAGGGAATGTATGAAGTTAGAGCTCCCAACACACTCACAGTACTTTGTATCCCAGCTTGAAACATTGCGGTTGGACGGTTGTGATTCCCTCAAGTCATTTCCGTTAGATTTATTCCCAAAGCTTTATAATATGGATATCTTTCAGTGTAAGAATCTGGAATCTTTTACAATTTCAGAACAACATGGATATGATTTAGTGACCTTGCGTAGTATTTCCATCAGGAATTGCCCCaattttgtatcttttccaAAAGGAGGAATTTGTGTCCCTAACCTTTCATCCTTTACGGTCACATTTTTATCCCTTGAAACATTGTGTTTGAGCGGTTGTGATTCCCTCAAGTCATTTCCATTAGATTTATTCGAAAAGCTTTATGATATCAGTATCTTGGGATGTAAGAATCTGGAATCTTTTACACTTTCAGAACAACATGGACGTGATTTGGTGACCTTGCGTATTGAAATCATCGATTGCCCCAATTTGGTATCCTTTCCAAAAGGAGGAATTCGCGCCCCCAACCTTACATTCTTTGGGGTCTTCAATTGTGAGAGTTTGAGATCACTGCCAGAGAAGATGCATGTACTCCTTccttctcttaattattttcaaatactTAATTGTCCAAGAATTGAGTTGTTTCCCCAAGGGGGCTTGCCTTCCAATGTTAAAAATATGGAGGTCGAGGAATGTGACAAACTCTTTGCCAGGCGGGCGGGATGGGGTTTGCAAAAACTCCTATCTCTTAGAGATTTTTCAGTCGGTGGCGAATATGAAGACGTGGAGTCCTTTCCAGAGCCAGGGTTACTGCCTTCTTGTCTGACTCAACTTCGTATCTCtgaatttccaaatttgaaatcTTTGGACAAGAAAGGGCTTCAAGACCTCACCTCTCTTCAACAATTGTTGGTCTGGGACTGCCCTAAGCTCGAGTACATTCCAAAAGAGGGATTGCCTTCCTCCCTTTCTATAATAGAGATCGACCGGTGCCCTTTGTTGAGGAAACGGTGGCAaagcaagaaaggaaaagaacggCGAAAGATTCTGGACGTTGATCACATATTGATTGATTATGAAGAATATATTGGATGA